One segment of Streptomyces sp. YIM 121038 DNA contains the following:
- the nrdR gene encoding transcriptional regulator NrdR, which yields MHCPFCRHPDSRVVDSRTTDDGTSIRRRRQCPDCSRRFTTVETCSLMVVKRSGVTEPFSRTKVINGVRKACQGRPVTEDALAQLGQRVEEAVRATGSAELTTHDVGLAILGPLQELDLVAYLRFASVYRAFDSLEDFEAAIVELRDRCEERGDRAPDGSGAERAATGRGPGGTAEVPQPATAAD from the coding sequence ATGCACTGCCCCTTCTGCAGGCACCCCGACAGCCGCGTAGTCGACAGCCGCACCACGGATGACGGCACGTCGATCCGCAGGCGTCGTCAGTGCCCGGACTGCTCGCGCCGTTTCACGACGGTCGAGACGTGCTCACTGATGGTGGTCAAGCGCAGCGGCGTCACCGAACCCTTCAGCCGTACCAAGGTCATCAATGGCGTCCGCAAGGCGTGCCAGGGGCGACCGGTGACGGAGGACGCGCTGGCCCAGCTGGGCCAGCGGGTCGAGGAAGCGGTGCGGGCCACGGGAAGCGCCGAACTGACCACCCACGACGTGGGCCTCGCCATACTCGGCCCGCTGCAGGAGCTCGACCTCGTCGCCTATCTGCGCTTCGCGTCCGTGTACCGGGCGTTCGATTCGCTCGAGGACTTCGAGGCCGCGATCGTGGAGCTGAGGGACCGGTGCGAGGAGCGGGGTGACCGCGCGCCGGACGGCTCCGGCGCGGAGCGTGCCGCGACCGGCCGCGGGCCCGGAGGGACTGCAGAAGTCCCGCAGCCTGCCACTGCCGCCGACTGA